In Colletotrichum lupini chromosome 6, complete sequence, a single window of DNA contains:
- a CDS encoding protein arginine N-methyltransferase: MGGDNMEVDAAEQKLKSMEHSEQHYFKSYDHHGIHEEMLKDEVRTRSYMNAIVQNKHLFKDKVVLDVGCGTAILSMFAAKAGAKHVIGVDMSTIIFKAREIVAVNGLSDKITLIQGKMEEVELPFPKVDIIISEWMGYFLLYESMLDTVLYARDRYLNPDGLIFPDKATIFVAGIEDGDYKDEKIGFWDNVYGFDYSPLKSTALAEPLVDTVEMKAVVTEPTAVLTLDLYKCQVADLAFTSPFHLSARRDDFIHALVAWFDIDFTAAHKPIRFSTGPHTKYTHWKQTVFYLKDMITMHANEEVKGTLHVKPNERNRRDLDIKIEYKFLTEDPTRAAEGQCEYKMC, translated from the exons ATGGGAGGCGACAATATGGAGGTCGACGCTGCTGAGCAGAAGCTCAAGAGCATGGAGCACTCTGAGCAGCACTACTTCAAGAG CTACGACCACCACGGCATCCACGAGGAGATGTTGAAGGATGAGGTCCGCACCCGCTCCTACATGAACGCCATTGTTCAGAACAAGCACCTCTTCAAGGACAAGGTCGTCCTCGATGTTGGCTGCGGTACCGCCATTCTGTCCAT GTTCGCCGCTAAGGCTGGCGCAAAGCACGTTATCGGTGTCGACATGTCTACCATCATCTTCAAGGCCCGCGAGATCGTTGCCGTCAACGGATTGTCCGACAAGATCACCCTGATTCAGGGCAAGATGGAGGAGGTCGAGCTCCCCTTCCCCAAGGTCGACATCATCATCTCCGAGTGGATGGGCTACTTCCTTCTCTACGAGTCCATGCTGGACACCGTCCTCTACGCCCGTGACCGCTACCTGAACCCCGACGGTCTCATCTTCCCCGACAAGGCCACCATTTTCGTTGCTGGTATCGAGGATGGCGATTATAAGGACGAGAAGATTGGAT TCTGGGACAACGTCTACGGCTTTGACTACAGCCCCCTCAAGTCCACTGCTCTCGCCGAGCCCCTGGTTGACACGGTCGAGATGAAGGCGGTGGTTACTGAACCCACAGCTGTCCTGACCCTGGACCTCTACAAGTGCCAGGTTGCCGACCTCGCCTTCACCTCCCCCTTCCACCTCTCTGCCCGCCGCGATGACTTCATCCACGCCCTCGTTGCCTGGTTCGACATCGACTTCACCGCCGCCCACAAGCCCATCCGCTTCTCTACCGGCCCCCACACCAAGTACACCCACTGGAAGCAGACTGTCTTCTACCTCAAGGACATGATCACCATGCACGCTAACGAGGAGGTCAAGGGTACCTTGCACGTCAAGCCCAACGAGAGAAACCGTCGTGACCTTGATATCAAGATTGAGTACAAGTTCTTGACCGAGGACCCCACTCGTGCCGCTGAGGGCCAGTGCGAGTACAAGATGTGCTAA
- a CDS encoding ammonium transporter, with protein MASPLDLENLDYVHLIPYNGSGPTGGDSLTEDLNIWYETGDIGWMITATALVLLMIPGVGFFYSGLARRKSALSLIWLSVMATAVTSFQWFFWGYSLTFSHSAGAFIGDLSNFGFKDVLGRPSVGSSRLPDLLFAVYQGMFSCITVALATGAVAERGRMLPCVIFMFIWATVIYDPIACWTWNPRGWSNKMGGLDFAGGTPVHIASGTAALAYSMMLGKRRGHGTHELNYRPHNVTHIVIGTVFLWVGWFGFNAGSALSANLRAVLAAVVTNLAACVGGITWCVLDYRLERKWSTVGFCSGVVAGLVSITPGSGYVPVWAAVPFGILGAAFANYATKLKFILRIDDALDIFAVHGIGGLVGNVCTAFFAANYIAHLDGVSEIDGGWINHNWIQLGYQLADSFSGGAYSFVGTCTILFIMNMIPGLRLRATEEAEILGIDDAEIGEFAYDYVELTREVLNDMDNEAASRYSNDMASFQPMEKNNSIPLMDARNFAGSSQYPSQFGHAQ; from the exons ATGGCATCCCCTCTCGATCTCGAAAACCTCGACTATGTTCATCTCATACCCTACAATGGTTCTGGTCCCACAGGAGGAGATTCTCTCACCGAGGATCTGAACATTTGGTATGAG ACTGGTGACATTGGATGGATGATTACAGCCACCGCGCTGGTGTTGCTTATGATTCCTGGCGTCGG TTTCTTCTACTCAGGACTCGCGAGGAGAAAATCAGCACTTTCTCTCATTTGGCTTTCCGTCATGGCGACGGCTGTCACCAGTTTTCAATGGTTCTTCTGGGGTTACTCACTAACCTTCTCCCACTCGGCTGGTGCATTCATTGGAGACCTTTCAAACTTTGGATTCAAGGACGTTCTCGGCCGTCCCTCTGTTGGCTCAAGCCGCCTCCCCGATCTTCTGTTCGCCGTCTACCAGGGCATGTTCTCTTGCATCACCGTTGCTCTCGCGACTGGAGCTGTCGCTGAACGTGGCCGCATGCTCCCCTGCGTCATCTTCATGTTTATCTGGGCGACAGTCATTTATGACCCGATTGCTTGCTGGACGTGGAACCCTAGGGGATGGTCCAACAAGATGGGTGGTCTCGACTTCGCCGGAGGTACACCCGTCCATATCGCGTCTGGTACAGCCGCTCTGGCCTACTCAATGATGTTGGGCAAGCGCCGCGGTCACGGCACCCACGAACTCAACTACCGACCTCACAATGTCACCCACATTGTTATCGGCACCGTCTTCCTCTGGGTCGGCTGGTTCGGTTTCAACGCTGGCTCAGCTCTCTCTGCCAACCTTCGCGCTGTTCTTGCCGCTGTTGTCACCAACCTGGCAGCCTGCGTCGGCGGTATTACTTGGTGCGTGTTGGACTACAGGCTGGAACGCAAGTGGTCTACCGTGGGCTTCTGCTCCGGTGTCGTTGCTGGCCTGGTCTCCATCACACCAGGATCCG GATACGTCCCTGTCTGGGCTGCTGTTCCCTTTGGTATTCTTGGTGCGGCTTTCGCCAACTACGCGACTAAGCTCAAGTTCATCCTCAGAATCGACGACGCTCTCGACATCTTTGCCGTTCACGGCATTGGCGGTCTCGTAGGCAATGTCTGCACTGCCTTCTTTGCTGCCAACTACATTGCTCACCTCGATGGCGTTTCCGAAATTGACGGAGGCTGGATCAACCACAACTGGATCCAGCTCGGATATCAGTTAGCTGACTCCTTCAGCGGTGGCGCTTACTCCTTTGTCGGCACTTGCACTATCCTCTTCATCATGAACATGATTCCCGGCCTTCGTCTCCGTGCCACCGAAGAGGCAGAGATCTTGGGTATTGACGATGCCGAAATTGGCGAGTTCGCTTACGATTACGTCGAGCTCACTCGAGAGGTGCTCAACGATATGGACAACGAGGCTGCTAGCCGCTACTCCAACGATATGGCTTCTTTCCAGCCGATGGAGAAGAACAACAGCATTCCCTTGATGGATGCCCGCAACTTTGCCGGGTCATCACAATATCCCTCACAATTCGGACACGCGCAATGA